One window of Methanobacterium alkalithermotolerans genomic DNA carries:
- a CDS encoding CBS domain-containing protein, with amino-acid sequence MKVKEAMNHEVITISPYTLPLEAFEKMYKHGVRRLFVLDENDQALGVVSYTDLIGVLGTIKPGPQETEEITIAEIMVEDVITISANDGIEDAANLMLRADISGLLVMEDNKPVGVITKTDICRMVAAELLIPS; translated from the coding sequence ATGAAGGTTAAAGAAGCCATGAATCACGAAGTTATAACTATAAGTCCTTATACCCTGCCTTTAGAGGCTTTTGAAAAAATGTACAAGCACGGGGTAAGAAGGTTATTTGTTCTAGATGAAAATGACCAGGCCCTGGGAGTGGTATCATACACTGATTTAATTGGAGTATTAGGAACCATTAAACCAGGCCCCCAGGAAACAGAAGAAATAACCATAGCCGAAATCATGGTAGAAGATGTTATTACCATTTCTGCTAACGATGGTATCGAGGATGCAGCCAACTTAATGTTAAGAGCAGACATATCTGGTTTGCTGGTAATGGAAGATAATAAGCCAGTGGGTGTTATAACTAAAACAGATATTTGCAGAATGGTAGCTGCTGAATTATTGATACCCTCCTGA
- a CDS encoding triphosphoribosyl-dephospho-CoA synthase — protein sequence MDRDYIVKAAQIASVLEVSGHPKPGNVHRNRDFHDMVFEDFLISGVVIGDTIRKAAKKGEKLSSSSDLSSLGLGKLIFEAVQETNKWVLNNTNLGIVMLLTPISAAAAMSDSFFQLRENIDLLLINTTSQDAVNLYKAIQLADAGGMGKRDDLDVNQEDSHEELLDKNINMFQILEISARWDLLARELTTRMPVTFEHGFKVFKKIKKYHNTNSATVQTFLTILSRFPDTLISRKYGKDISREVSCEAKNILDKGGILTREGAQELEIFDEKLFQNRYNPGTTADLTASSIMVALLENYDYKIWTKD from the coding sequence ATGGATCGGGATTATATTGTCAAAGCGGCCCAGATAGCATCGGTTTTAGAAGTAAGTGGTCATCCAAAGCCTGGAAATGTTCACCGTAATCGTGATTTTCATGATATGGTATTTGAGGATTTCTTGATAAGCGGAGTGGTTATTGGGGATACCATTAGAAAAGCAGCAAAAAAAGGTGAAAAACTCAGCTCCAGCTCGGATCTATCATCCCTGGGACTGGGAAAATTAATTTTTGAAGCCGTTCAGGAAACAAATAAATGGGTTTTGAATAATACCAATCTGGGCATTGTAATGCTACTTACTCCTATTTCTGCTGCAGCTGCCATGAGTGATAGTTTTTTCCAACTAAGAGAGAATATCGACCTTTTACTTATTAACACCACTTCTCAAGATGCTGTAAATTTATATAAAGCTATTCAGCTGGCTGATGCAGGGGGAATGGGTAAAAGAGATGATCTGGATGTTAATCAGGAAGATTCCCATGAAGAACTGTTGGATAAAAATATTAACATGTTCCAGATACTGGAGATTTCTGCCCGATGGGATTTACTGGCCAGGGAACTAACCACCAGAATGCCGGTTACCTTTGAACATGGATTTAAAGTTTTTAAAAAAATAAAAAAGTATCATAATACCAACTCTGCTACGGTACAGACCTTTTTAACTATTTTGTCCCGTTTTCCAGATACCCTTATCTCCCGTAAATATGGAAAGGATATATCCCGGGAGGTTTCCTGTGAGGCTAAGAATATATTAGATAAGGGAGGAATATTAACCAGAGAGGGCGCTCAGGAACTGGAAATTTTTGATGAGAAATTATTCCAGAATAGATACAATCCCGGTACCACCGCGGATTTAACAGCTTCATCTATAATGGTGGCATTATTAGAAAATTATGATTATAAAATCTGGACTAAAGATTAA
- a CDS encoding methyltransferase domain-containing protein has product MKFWATPYHYNLLKDQERLSAFYEAIKTKSRGVVFDLGSGSGIMSCFAAPYSDFIYSIEIHTRSAAYAAENLKGWKNIEVINSDVNGFNFTCKADVIICEMLDTALIDEEQVPVLNHALKYLNSGGVVIPAGVLNGAELVSMENPGLVYEDQAKINYRVLGSMVIYDSLLFKEKIIEEVEEDIVFHLKKSGKINALKLTTFTLLSEDLICGPTPMLNPPLFIPLDELYANKGDKVTVNLAYTMGGGLDSIQTKIKNIS; this is encoded by the coding sequence ATGAAATTCTGGGCTACACCCTATCATTATAATCTCCTGAAAGATCAGGAGAGGTTATCTGCTTTTTATGAAGCAATAAAAACCAAATCCAGGGGTGTAGTTTTTGATTTAGGGTCAGGAAGTGGGATAATGTCCTGCTTCGCAGCCCCTTATTCTGATTTTATTTATTCTATAGAGATCCATACCCGGTCTGCAGCATATGCTGCAGAAAACTTAAAGGGCTGGAAAAACATTGAAGTTATAAATTCTGATGTCAATGGTTTTAATTTCACCTGCAAAGCGGATGTAATTATATGTGAAATGCTTGATACTGCTTTAATTGACGAAGAACAGGTCCCGGTATTGAATCATGCCTTAAAATACCTTAATTCTGGTGGTGTTGTTATCCCTGCCGGAGTCTTAAATGGCGCGGAACTAGTCAGCATGGAAAACCCTGGACTGGTTTATGAAGATCAAGCTAAAATCAATTACAGGGTGCTGGGTTCTATGGTAATTTATGATTCCCTACTTTTTAAGGAGAAAATTATTGAAGAAGTGGAGGAGGATATTGTTTTTCATCTTAAAAAATCAGGAAAAATAAATGCACTAAAACTCACCACTTTCACCTTACTTAGTGAAGATTTAATATGCGGTCCTACTCCCATGTTGAATCCTCCGCTTTTTATACCACTGGATGAATTATATGCAAATAAAGGAGATAAAGTTACTGTAAATCTCGCTTACACCATGGGGGGTGGTTTAGATAGCATTCAAACAAAAATTAAAAACATTTCTTAA
- the pheS gene encoding phenylalanine--tRNA ligase subunit alpha, whose product MSKENTRIINELHIYEKKVLKALEKSRQSITPEDIVQSQNLDIKSVMSAAGSLASKGLVKVQKDMEEILSLSPDGEAFARDGLPERKLLEILYLQKNIPMKDIGQETGLNPKDVKIGVGWLVRKKWAKIDQGMVKITILGEESHKTPQIDEKLLHMILEQGEISSINLEEELQNGLKLLKSRKGLINFDKITNHTISITKKGQELLDEGIIIQEEATQLTHHHLKTRKWKNLTYRGYDVQAEYPEFHPGKMHPLRRIMDEIRNIFLNMGFTESRGPILESAFWNFDCLFQPQDHAAREMQDTFYIKNPSTSWLPGEELVDKVKKVHEDGAQTGSEGWCYNWDKDVARQSVLRTHTTCVSARFLKENPPPLKMFSIGRVFRRETITYKHLPEFNQVEGIVAADEVNFRNLLGILKEFYKKLGFEVRFRPAYFPYTYLSTECEIYLEEKESWIELGGAGMFRPEVLEPLGVTTPVAAFGLGIERLAMIELGIKDIRMLYKSDIGWLRKLPLKKGINLD is encoded by the coding sequence TTGAGTAAAGAAAATACTAGGATTATCAATGAATTACATATTTACGAAAAAAAAGTTCTAAAAGCCCTGGAAAAATCCAGGCAATCAATTACACCAGAGGATATAGTCCAATCCCAGAACCTGGATATTAAATCGGTTATGAGTGCAGCCGGGTCCCTGGCTTCCAAAGGACTGGTTAAAGTTCAAAAGGATATGGAAGAAATCTTAAGTTTATCTCCTGATGGAGAGGCATTCGCCCGGGATGGTCTGCCTGAGAGAAAACTACTGGAAATTTTATATTTACAGAAAAATATCCCTATGAAGGATATAGGACAGGAGACCGGATTAAATCCCAAGGATGTAAAAATAGGAGTGGGCTGGTTAGTAAGGAAAAAATGGGCTAAAATAGATCAGGGCATGGTAAAAATCACCATATTGGGTGAGGAATCACATAAAACTCCTCAAATAGATGAAAAACTTCTCCATATGATTTTAGAACAGGGCGAAATATCATCTATTAACCTGGAGGAAGAATTACAAAATGGTCTTAAACTTCTAAAAAGTCGCAAAGGCTTAATTAATTTTGATAAAATCACCAATCATACTATTTCTATAACTAAAAAAGGTCAGGAACTATTAGATGAAGGCATAATAATTCAGGAAGAGGCCACCCAGCTTACTCATCACCATTTAAAAACGAGGAAATGGAAAAACCTTACTTACCGGGGTTATGATGTACAGGCGGAGTACCCTGAGTTTCACCCTGGTAAAATGCATCCTTTAAGACGGATAATGGATGAGATAAGGAATATATTTTTGAATATGGGTTTTACTGAATCCCGGGGGCCAATTTTAGAATCAGCTTTCTGGAATTTTGATTGCCTTTTCCAGCCTCAAGACCATGCTGCCCGGGAAATGCAGGACACTTTTTATATTAAAAATCCATCTACTTCCTGGCTGCCAGGTGAGGAGCTGGTAGATAAGGTGAAAAAGGTTCATGAAGATGGTGCCCAGACTGGATCTGAAGGCTGGTGTTACAATTGGGATAAAGATGTGGCCCGTCAATCAGTGCTGCGTACCCATACCACCTGTGTTTCGGCAAGATTTTTAAAAGAAAACCCTCCTCCTTTAAAGATGTTTTCTATAGGTCGGGTTTTCAGAAGGGAAACCATTACTTACAAGCATTTACCTGAGTTTAATCAGGTAGAAGGGATTGTGGCTGCAGATGAAGTTAACTTCAGAAATTTACTGGGCATATTAAAAGAATTTTATAAAAAACTGGGCTTTGAAGTGAGATTCCGCCCGGCCTACTTCCCCTATACCTATCTTTCTACTGAGTGTGAAATTTATCTGGAAGAAAAAGAAAGCTGGATAGAACTGGGAGGTGCGGGAATGTTCCGTCCGGAGGTTCTAGAACCATTAGGTGTAACAACACCTGTAGCGGCTTTTGGACTGGGTATAGAAAGATTAGCCATGATAGAATTAGGAATAAAAGATATAAGGATGCTTTATAAAAGTGATATAGGTTGGCTAAGAAAATTACCCCTTAAAAAAGGTATAAATCTTGATTAA
- a CDS encoding DUF356 domain-containing protein yields the protein MSLIIIRADANQKLLNALADIERHAGLKVQGKPKILDHNYADKMVESILKTRLRNRSQVAVMARLEQDTTLSIMKIKSIHPPAHVVVVSDEYEEYETLKLKMHNAPDFKGYYSHKKN from the coding sequence ATTTCTTTAATCATAATAAGGGCGGATGCTAATCAAAAATTGCTAAATGCACTGGCAGATATCGAACGCCATGCCGGGTTGAAAGTCCAGGGAAAACCTAAGATACTGGATCATAATTATGCAGATAAAATGGTGGAAAGCATATTAAAAACCAGGTTGAGGAACCGTTCTCAGGTAGCAGTAATGGCCAGGTTGGAACAGGATACCACTTTGAGTATAATGAAAATAAAAAGCATCCACCCCCCGGCTCATGTAGTGGTGGTAAGTGATGAATACGAAGAATATGAAACTTTAAAATTAAAGATGCATAATGCACCTGATTTTAAAGGATACTATTCTCACAAAAAGAATTAA
- a CDS encoding ATP-grasp domain-containing protein has protein sequence MKILFIGARLFDEVAFYAHEKGIETILSESSPDSPNLNLADKYFLVPRGMDYPLEIAIKEDVDAVVPLIGIDTPLLEVAQLKDKLEKEYNLPVIASGLSATEIAINKLKTKKFLAEHNIKTPEYREISQKQYYQNNNVQTGISSKLEYPAVLKQATGQGGLGIKIALSQKDVDNYFKEYQSAMVERFIKGTEISIEVLSWNGKYIALTPVDKGETTMEGKHPLTKMRRAPAQLENQDNEQVRMLAQDIVHKLGASGTIDVDFIFDPLKGELNALEVNTRPSGTRYLTLTATSINPLHQLVNMALGEWSVKNVEADMESNAALEMIIPPHRKVELNEIFKKDQKNHPVIDLFSKERPWVVHGHEKAQRITIKAKNNNEAIKIAKKLKIME, from the coding sequence ATGAAGATATTGTTTATTGGTGCGAGATTATTTGACGAAGTGGCATTTTATGCCCATGAAAAAGGGATAGAAACTATTTTATCAGAATCAAGTCCGGATTCACCTAACTTAAATTTAGCCGATAAATATTTTCTGGTTCCTCGAGGAATGGATTATCCTCTGGAAATTGCAATTAAAGAAGATGTTGACGCGGTTGTACCTCTTATTGGGATTGACACTCCCCTCCTGGAAGTGGCACAGTTGAAAGATAAACTGGAAAAAGAATATAATTTACCAGTAATTGCATCAGGATTATCAGCCACTGAAATTGCCATCAATAAATTAAAAACAAAGAAATTTTTAGCAGAACATAACATAAAAACTCCAGAATATAGAGAAATATCTCAGAAACAGTATTATCAAAATAATAATGTTCAAACAGGGATATCCTCTAAACTGGAATATCCTGCAGTTTTAAAACAAGCCACTGGCCAGGGCGGTTTGGGCATTAAGATAGCTCTTTCCCAGAAGGATGTTGATAACTACTTTAAGGAATATCAAAGTGCAATGGTGGAGCGATTTATTAAAGGTACTGAAATATCCATAGAAGTTTTAAGCTGGAATGGTAAGTACATAGCCCTTACACCGGTAGATAAAGGAGAAACTACCATGGAAGGTAAACATCCTTTAACTAAAATGAGGAGAGCACCAGCCCAACTTGAAAATCAGGATAATGAACAAGTAAGAATGCTGGCCCAGGATATAGTGCATAAGTTAGGAGCAAGTGGAACCATAGATGTTGATTTCATATTTGATCCATTAAAAGGAGAATTAAATGCTCTGGAAGTGAATACTCGCCCCAGCGGCACCCGTTATCTTACCTTAACTGCCACTTCTATTAATCCCTTACATCAACTGGTAAATATGGCCCTGGGTGAGTGGAGTGTCAAAAATGTTGAAGCCGACATGGAAAGCAATGCCGCCCTGGAAATGATTATACCTCCTCATCGCAAAGTAGAATTAAATGAAATTTTTAAAAAAGATCAAAAAAACCATCCTGTGATTGATCTATTTTCAAAGGAAAGGCCCTGGGTAGTTCATGGGCATGAAAAAGCCCAAAGGATAACTATAAAGGCTAAAAATAATAATGAAGCAATTAAAATTGCAAAAAAACTCAAAATAATGGAGTAG
- the hycI gene encoding hydrogenase maturation peptidase HycI, with amino-acid sequence MIILTMGNELRGDDGLGPCIAQKLSPLIGDSPSTVVIDGGAVPENFTGAIRKEKPSHILIIDAVDMGELPGHIRIIKTEEIANYNISTHAMPLSFLIKYMQSDMDVEVVILGLQPGKMEIGSKISKEVKKSIDNIINFFKSNYLVN; translated from the coding sequence TTGATAATTTTAACTATGGGAAATGAATTAAGGGGTGATGATGGGCTGGGGCCTTGTATTGCCCAAAAACTATCTCCCCTAATTGGTGATAGTCCCTCTACGGTGGTAATAGATGGAGGAGCTGTACCAGAAAACTTCACCGGGGCCATCAGAAAAGAAAAACCCAGCCATATACTTATAATTGATGCGGTGGATATGGGAGAGTTGCCTGGACATATTCGAATCATTAAAACAGAAGAAATTGCCAACTACAATATATCAACCCATGCCATGCCCCTTTCCTTTTTAATAAAATATATGCAATCTGATATGGACGTGGAAGTTGTTATACTGGGTCTACAACCAGGTAAGATGGAAATTGGTTCTAAAATATCTAAAGAAGTTAAAAAAAGTATAGATAATATAATTAATTTTTTTAAATCTAACTATTTGGTGAATTGA
- a CDS encoding transposase family protein, with amino-acid sequence MRNQILTTLNCNIDSIQLKLSDFFTGKNDFETILNDRLKPVKNTQNINQKLYLHENNHFEYINLLCPYCGSKNVIKQEYRQRKLLIDDKEPLNVYLRRYLCKTCGRKFTTNIKSIIKPYKRYINLFKDKLECFLETGYRSLRKTQKDLQNFLENSPSHQTIRNWLTINNKNMIKNTERFYSGYYTYDEQFLRINGHRMYRLTLYDQIRNIPIAEQIVPKRTPQAITQFIEESTINQPLISVTTDHMPLYKNIMDYIGVKHQLCVFHLFKMIGDKLYKKLRSKKVTEREKISLCLYFTDIKNIFRTYNSKTSQKRLEKLLNDFNRIPRLLQRFIKQKIIPDYKRLTTFMENNKIPRTSNTVENYYRQTEPEQIKKKYKTKKGILTYLHYKMKNWTKKHIKK; translated from the coding sequence ATGCGAAATCAAATATTAACTACTCTCAATTGTAATATTGACTCCATACAACTTAAACTTTCCGATTTTTTCACAGGAAAAAATGATTTTGAAACAATTCTCAATGATAGATTAAAACCGGTTAAAAACACTCAAAATATTAATCAGAAACTTTATCTCCATGAAAATAATCATTTCGAATATATTAACCTACTTTGCCCATATTGTGGTTCAAAAAATGTTATTAAACAAGAATATCGTCAAAGAAAACTGTTAATTGACGATAAAGAACCTTTAAATGTTTATTTAAGAAGATATCTGTGTAAAACTTGTGGGCGAAAATTCACCACAAACATTAAATCGATTATAAAACCTTATAAACGATATATTAACTTATTTAAAGATAAATTAGAATGTTTTTTGGAGACAGGTTACCGTTCGCTTCGAAAAACTCAGAAAGATCTGCAGAACTTCCTGGAAAATTCACCATCACACCAAACCATCAGAAATTGGCTTACCATAAACAATAAAAACATGATCAAAAACACTGAACGCTTTTATTCAGGATATTACACTTATGATGAGCAATTTTTACGAATTAATGGCCATAGAATGTACAGATTAACATTATACGATCAAATACGCAACATTCCAATAGCCGAACAAATAGTCCCTAAAAGAACACCACAAGCCATTACACAGTTTATAGAAGAATCAACTATTAATCAACCATTAATATCAGTCACCACCGACCATATGCCACTTTATAAAAATATAATGGATTATATTGGTGTTAAACACCAATTATGCGTATTTCACTTGTTTAAAATGATTGGTGACAAATTATACAAAAAATTACGCAGTAAAAAAGTCACAGAACGTGAAAAAATCAGTTTATGCCTATATTTCACCGATATCAAAAACATATTCCGCACATACAACTCAAAAACCAGTCAAAAAAGACTAGAAAAACTATTAAACGATTTCAATAGAATTCCACGTTTATTACAGCGTTTTATTAAACAAAAAATCATTCCAGACTATAAAAGACTCACCACGTTCATGGAAAACAATAAAATACCACGAACATCTAATACTGTGGAAAATTACTACAGACAAACAGAACCAGAACAAATAAAAAAGAAATACAAAACCAAAAAAGGAATACTCACTTATCTACACTACAAAATGAAAAATTGGACAAAAAAGCACATAAAAAAATAA
- the nikR gene encoding nickel-responsive transcriptional regulator NikR — protein sequence MMRISMSLPKKLLHEFDEVLKDRGYQSRSKGIRDALKDYIVRYQWMNEMEGERIGVIAVIFDHHYTGVMEDLADIQHDYREAINSVMHVHMTDKYCLEVIVVREDVDKIRNLTEKMMRLKGVEHVRLTSTATGEHIDHD from the coding sequence ATGATGAGAATAAGCATGTCCTTACCTAAAAAATTGTTGCATGAATTTGATGAAGTTTTAAAAGATAGAGGATATCAATCCCGATCTAAAGGAATACGCGATGCACTTAAAGATTACATTGTCCGTTATCAATGGATGAATGAAATGGAAGGTGAAAGGATTGGTGTGATTGCAGTAATATTTGATCACCACTACACCGGTGTAATGGAAGACCTGGCTGATATTCAGCATGACTATCGAGAAGCCATCAATTCGGTGATGCATGTACACATGACGGATAAATACTGCCTGGAAGTAATTGTGGTCCGGGAAGATGTGGATAAAATACGCAACCTCACCGAAAAAATGATGAGACTAAAAGGGGTCGAACATGTAAGACTAACCAGTACTGCTACTGGAGAGCATATAGACCACGATTAA
- a CDS encoding glycosyltransferase family 4 protein: MADITDKPIISEHSHKKGTPIMGGLAILLSALFVLNVYHEIPILVLTVILMVVSGIVGLFDDLIGLKVKEFQKVVKNKVNEPVKLGRLILKPGDEVRVATPQAKKEVQNLLNQSKLELIREIPIKSEIKESEKIFSQILIGIFLIASGAVSFTIFGINLGLLVIPVAVLGIVGAINAVNLIDGMDGLAAGIVGISSFSCAIFALITGKADVALTFFVLSGLCFGFLVYNRAPASIFMGDTGAFALGGGFAVAAMLGDIIPFAVVSLFVPILSVVISLLHRLKIIKLPVEPLHHTLHYRGFSETKIVILYWSITAIVCLIALTFTLYS, encoded by the coding sequence ATGGCGGATATCACAGACAAGCCTATCATCTCGGAACACAGCCATAAGAAAGGAACCCCCATAATGGGTGGACTAGCTATCCTGTTAAGTGCTCTATTTGTTTTGAATGTTTATCATGAAATTCCCATCCTGGTTTTAACTGTGATTTTAATGGTAGTCTCCGGAATTGTGGGACTTTTCGATGACCTTATTGGCCTTAAAGTAAAAGAATTTCAGAAAGTGGTTAAAAACAAAGTTAATGAACCAGTTAAATTAGGAAGATTAATACTAAAACCAGGGGATGAAGTAAGAGTAGCAACTCCCCAGGCAAAAAAAGAGGTTCAAAATCTCCTAAATCAGAGTAAGCTTGAACTGATTCGTGAAATTCCCATTAAAAGTGAAATAAAGGAAAGTGAAAAAATATTCTCCCAAATCTTAATTGGAATATTTTTAATAGCTTCTGGTGCAGTTAGTTTCACTATATTTGGTATAAATCTTGGTTTACTGGTAATTCCAGTAGCAGTACTGGGTATAGTCGGTGCAATCAATGCTGTAAATCTTATTGATGGAATGGATGGTTTGGCTGCAGGTATTGTGGGAATCTCCTCTTTCTCATGCGCCATTTTTGCCTTAATCACAGGCAAGGCCGACGTAGCATTAACTTTCTTTGTTTTGTCTGGACTTTGCTTCGGGTTTTTGGTATATAACCGCGCACCGGCTTCTATATTTATGGGTGACACCGGTGCTTTTGCTCTAGGTGGTGGGTTTGCTGTGGCAGCTATGTTAGGAGACATTATCCCATTTGCAGTGGTTTCTCTATTTGTACCTATACTTTCTGTAGTGATAAGTCTTCTGCACCGCTTGAAGATTATTAAATTACCTGTAGAACCATTACACCATACTTTACATTATCGGGGATTCTCTGAAACCAAAATTGTAATCTTATACTGGTCTATTACTGCCATAGTATGTTTAATAGCCCTTACATTTACCCTGTATTCTTGA
- a CDS encoding Mur ligase family protein yields the protein MNHLETYYLAREIKGELIGDNKILKGVFNLLSDAKEGDIVIRHWVDENGIKIAAQKKVGCFITQNSRGKARETALKRGLNLIIVDKIELANAFALKWTIEKFAPDSKKVAITGTNGKSTTTHLIYHILKEGGYSVFTNTDSKSEFNTLIDPMVAKNISNFYQEHQGAKIEYLVIEVSEVQGWFDKVMKDHALLMTRAINPQVVVITNVALDHIGLVNSLDEAFEEISGGIKALDKGVAVLNHEDEMVVRMQQLLNFSVESFFFGEGSELEFQDSGIFYRGELLLEKSRLPFTSPHFIQNTLAAISTCISLNIPLEIIKKGLYTYKPLKRRFSILNSSPIIIDDFAHNPDGIKATIKSAVEITSGNLWVLCAIRGSRGKDINLINARALAETISLLKNNKKQEMEFEIYLTSSNDVVDHLNQVEYEEKEIFFQTLNDHDLNFKFFENLEESLNEILRAAHKDDTILLMGAQGMDPASEILDKLL from the coding sequence ATGAACCATCTTGAAACCTATTATCTGGCACGTGAGATTAAAGGAGAACTCATTGGAGATAATAAGATCTTAAAAGGAGTTTTTAATCTTCTAAGTGATGCTAAAGAGGGTGATATTGTTATAAGGCACTGGGTGGATGAAAATGGAATTAAAATAGCTGCACAAAAAAAAGTGGGTTGTTTCATTACCCAAAACTCCCGGGGTAAGGCCCGGGAAACGGCCCTGAAACGGGGTTTAAATCTAATAATAGTGGATAAGATAGAACTGGCCAATGCCTTTGCTTTAAAATGGACTATTGAGAAATTTGCCCCGGACTCTAAGAAGGTGGCAATTACGGGAACCAATGGAAAATCAACCACCACCCATCTCATTTATCATATCTTAAAAGAAGGAGGATATAGTGTATTCACCAATACTGATTCTAAATCTGAATTCAACACCTTAATTGATCCCATGGTGGCTAAGAATATCTCAAATTTTTACCAGGAGCATCAGGGTGCAAAAATTGAGTATCTGGTTATCGAGGTTTCTGAAGTTCAGGGGTGGTTTGACAAAGTTATGAAAGATCATGCCCTACTTATGACCCGGGCTATAAATCCCCAGGTAGTGGTTATTACCAATGTTGCCCTGGACCATATCGGCCTGGTAAATTCTCTGGATGAAGCGTTTGAAGAAATATCTGGGGGTATAAAGGCTCTGGATAAAGGGGTTGCTGTTTTAAATCACGAAGATGAGATGGTGGTTAGAATGCAGCAGCTTTTAAACTTTTCTGTTGAATCCTTTTTTTTTGGGGAAGGTTCTGAACTTGAATTTCAGGATTCTGGCATTTTTTATAGGGGTGAACTCCTACTGGAAAAATCCCGGTTGCCTTTTACCAGCCCCCACTTTATTCAAAATACCTTAGCAGCCATTTCTACTTGTATTTCATTAAATATTCCTTTAGAAATTATAAAAAAAGGACTTTATACTTATAAACCGCTTAAACGAAGATTCTCTATTCTAAATTCATCTCCCATCATCATAGATGACTTTGCCCATAATCCTGATGGAATTAAAGCCACCATTAAAAGTGCAGTGGAAATCACCTCAGGAAATTTATGGGTGCTGTGTGCTATTAGAGGTTCCAGAGGTAAGGATATCAATTTAATCAATGCCCGGGCTTTAGCCGAGACCATATCTCTTCTAAAAAATAATAAAAAACAGGAGATGGAATTTGAAATCTATCTCACCAGCAGTAATGATGTGGTAGATCACCTCAATCAGGTGGAGTATGAAGAAAAAGAAATCTTTTTCCAGACCCTGAATGATCATGATTTAAATTTTAAGTTCTTTGAGAATCTGGAAGAATCATTAAATGAAATTTTAAGGGCTGCCCATAAAGATGACACTATTCTGCTTATGGGAGCGCAGGGAATGGATCCTGCTTCAGAAATTTTGGATAAATTATTATGA